A stretch of Peptococcaceae bacterium 1198_IL3148 DNA encodes these proteins:
- a CDS encoding TIGR01212 family radical SAM protein (This family includes YhcC from E. coli K-12, an uncharacterized radical SAM protein.) — protein sequence MTEEVRYRVYSTHLQQKFGQKVYKLPVNMPGNCPNRDGTVGNGGCIFCDEEGAGFQCLPNTLSVIEQIKTNKNFFKKRFNAHKFIAYFQAFTNTYMPLSQFKANIQAAVSDSDIVGISISTRPDCINDHYLDFLYDLQQNHPQSLDINIELGLQTVNYHSLKKINRGHSLAEFIDAVNRIKARGFEICVHIILDLPWDNKDDVIENAKILSALGIHYVKLHSLYVVKNTPLGEMYQRGEFEIISLDQYIDHVVTFLEYLDPNIVIQRLVGKGPREKNLFSNWGISWWLIKESIENRLKHIDTYQGKKFNYLNGKAIKAKFKEF from the coding sequence ATGACTGAAGAAGTGCGCTACCGGGTATATTCTACCCACTTGCAACAAAAGTTTGGCCAAAAGGTATATAAACTACCGGTTAATATGCCAGGCAATTGCCCTAACCGAGATGGTACTGTCGGTAACGGCGGTTGTATCTTCTGTGATGAAGAAGGTGCCGGTTTTCAATGCTTGCCCAATACTTTATCTGTGATAGAACAAATCAAAACCAATAAAAATTTTTTTAAAAAGCGCTTTAACGCCCATAAATTCATTGCCTATTTTCAGGCCTTCACCAATACATATATGCCGTTATCACAATTTAAGGCCAATATCCAGGCAGCTGTATCGGATTCAGATATTGTAGGCATTTCCATATCCACCAGACCCGATTGCATTAATGATCATTACCTTGATTTTTTATATGATTTGCAGCAAAATCATCCGCAGTCACTGGATATTAATATCGAACTGGGCTTACAAACGGTTAACTACCACTCATTAAAAAAAATAAACCGCGGCCATTCACTGGCTGAGTTTATCGATGCCGTTAACCGCATTAAAGCCCGGGGGTTTGAAATTTGTGTCCATATCATTTTAGATCTACCCTGGGACAACAAAGACGATGTCATTGAAAACGCCAAAATTTTATCGGCACTGGGCATCCATTATGTCAAACTACATTCACTGTATGTGGTTAAAAACACCCCACTGGGAGAGATGTACCAACGGGGCGAATTTGAGATTATATCACTGGACCAATACATAGACCATGTGGTTACTTTTCTTGAATACTTAGATCCCAACATTGTCATTCAACGTTTAGTTGGTAAAGGTCCCAGAGAGAAAAACCTCTTCTCCAATTGGGGCATCAGTTGGTGGTTAATTAAAGAAAGCATCGAAAACAGATTAAAGCATATTGATACTTACCAAGGCAAAAAATTCAACTATTTAAATGGCAAAGCAATTAAAGCTAAGTTTAAAGAATTTTAA
- a CDS encoding DUF6657 family protein, producing the protein MGDGKIKSALEKALERAATFPRLSDEELQRMEYVPKGQVLAGKFLNNNGITDELASYSADKLVYIYQGMEDTLLKNIALPEDDNTMHSNIKALEGFYLIKEDKLALQPVVEELQHLFNYYRQAVEQTKASVQAQLFQKFQAARQQLEAQYGQQVDFDMEKHPEYRNEMLKVIGQLNQRFEGALQATKDKIKAIK; encoded by the coding sequence ATGGGTGACGGCAAGATAAAATCTGCTTTAGAGAAAGCATTGGAACGGGCAGCTACTTTTCCTAGGTTATCTGACGAAGAATTACAGCGGATGGAATATGTACCAAAGGGTCAAGTTTTGGCAGGAAAGTTTTTGAATAATAATGGCATCACCGATGAGCTGGCCAGTTACTCTGCAGATAAATTGGTATATATTTACCAAGGCATGGAAGATACGCTGTTAAAAAATATTGCGCTACCGGAAGACGATAACACCATGCACTCAAATATTAAAGCGTTGGAAGGTTTTTATCTGATAAAAGAAGATAAACTAGCTTTACAACCTGTTGTGGAAGAACTACAGCATCTATTTAATTACTACCGACAAGCAGTTGAACAAACCAAAGCCTCGGTACAGGCTCAACTATTTCAAAAATTTCAAGCCGCCAGACAGCAGTTGGAAGCCCAATATGGTCAGCAAGTGGACTTTGACATGGAAAAACATCCCGAGTATAGAAACGAAATGTTAAAGGTTATTGGTCAATTGAACCAGCGTTTCGAGGGAGCATTACAAGCAACAAAGGATAAAATTAAAGCAATTAAATAA
- the pdaA gene encoding delta-lactam-biosynthetic de-N-acetylase has protein sequence MKKPIILLVGAFSLGILAFANQSLLQDNSVPQVESNVIAQQATNDNVEPPAKQNKPVNEAVKEPVAEKEIKTDKNAEPKEQTPPVQPDTDQSYAQYDNTKHGWGFTRNDQHQPPSVGWVGPVVTKYNGFYLGNTNEKTIYLTFDEGYENGYTKQILDVLKANGVKAHFFITAAYLKDQPELVKRMIAEGHIVGNHSVNHPSLPEVSTEQVKQEIQGLESQLNELINYDMYLFRPPRGEWSERTLKITEDLGYKSVFWSMAYQDWLVDQQKGWQYAHNHVMSNIHNGAVILLHAVSSDNANALDQIIKDLKSAGYTFGVIGR, from the coding sequence TTGAAAAAACCAATTATACTTCTCGTTGGAGCATTCTCACTGGGTATATTGGCCTTTGCCAACCAATCTTTGTTACAGGATAACTCTGTACCCCAGGTGGAAAGTAATGTCATTGCCCAACAGGCCACCAACGACAACGTTGAACCACCGGCAAAGCAAAATAAACCTGTTAATGAAGCGGTTAAAGAACCGGTGGCTGAAAAAGAAATCAAAACTGATAAAAACGCAGAACCAAAAGAACAAACCCCTCCGGTTCAACCGGATACTGATCAAAGTTACGCCCAGTATGACAATACCAAACACGGTTGGGGTTTTACTCGCAACGATCAACATCAACCACCCAGTGTTGGTTGGGTAGGACCGGTGGTCACTAAATACAACGGTTTTTATTTAGGCAATACCAATGAAAAAACCATCTATTTAACCTTTGATGAAGGATACGAAAATGGCTATACTAAACAAATATTGGACGTATTGAAAGCCAATGGCGTTAAAGCACACTTCTTTATTACTGCTGCTTACCTGAAAGATCAACCTGAATTGGTAAAGCGCATGATTGCCGAAGGACATATTGTGGGTAACCATTCGGTAAATCACCCCAGTTTGCCGGAGGTTTCCACCGAACAGGTAAAACAAGAGATCCAAGGACTGGAGAGCCAATTAAATGAATTGATAAACTATGACATGTACTTATTTAGGCCACCCCGGGGTGAATGGAGTGAAAGAACTCTGAAGATCACCGAAGATTTAGGCTATAAGTCAGTATTTTGGAGTATGGCCTATCAAGACTGGTTGGTGGATCAACAAAAGGGTTGGCAATATGCCCATAACCACGTTATGTCCAACATTCATAATGGTGCAGTAATATTGTTGCACGCCGTTTCCTCCGACAATGCCAATGCCTTAGATCAAATCATTAAAGACCTAAAAAGCGCGGGTTATACCTTTGGTGTAATCGGCAGGTAA